In Candidatus Lernaella stagnicola, one genomic interval encodes:
- a CDS encoding GAF domain-containing sensor histidine kinase codes for MKPEIAATLFSPVITLLKESDIPFDRWSARDSGAKPIPLEKRQWIDENTFRQLLDALLVAGHIRKLDAAARVIIDDESIGMGDLLWPFVDDPYEILSVMVGQISQLARTWRLTIQRVDDHECVVHVYTTNKRPGPPSLGPWLEALWGQAKRVPFEYEVLYDEARQDLVEQGPPTKAPEDQLPCCSYRFLWKKSRKPFFKRGPDKAVLARRSIEKARTIVSHQKRNLGDMQLRFQQQVDLLHGIVSLSEATKDVKSYRDLIHLTADRICSDFGFDRSMIYLARDGQLGIVSVIDPHDRPWAQTVFAACQANPIPLDGHSEEGKAFATGNPVIVDNPWNNIFVPQSQQEAWKSKGYVIVPIRGAGRIIGLMLGDHYYKRQPIDPEDVEKLQAISHISGMAIEKLRLIDRLEAKVSERTAELERANKKLMSLYSRARESDRLKSDFLANMSHELRTPLNSIIGFSKLILRGIDGPLSDKQETDISAILNSGTHLLGLINDILDLSKIESGRMELNMERFLVADLIESVITTGEGLIKEKPIVMKTNLDPAIKFIYGDHMRLRQVLINLVSNAVKFTEKGQVSVTTRAGGDEIYVAVTDTGVGIPADKVDQAFERFRQLDSGTSRIRGGSGLGLTICKRFVEMHGGRIWVTSTEGVGSTFHIALPKKSEMMTQNNENNGD; via the coding sequence GTGAAGCCGGAAATTGCCGCAACACTATTCTCGCCGGTCATCACTTTGCTCAAAGAAAGTGACATTCCGTTCGATCGGTGGAGCGCGCGAGATTCGGGGGCCAAACCGATTCCGTTGGAAAAGCGCCAATGGATCGACGAGAACACGTTTCGGCAATTGCTCGACGCCTTATTGGTCGCGGGCCATATTCGCAAACTGGATGCTGCGGCGCGCGTGATCATCGACGATGAATCGATCGGCATGGGGGATTTGCTCTGGCCCTTTGTGGACGATCCTTACGAAATTCTGTCGGTCATGGTGGGTCAAATCAGTCAACTGGCCCGCACCTGGCGCTTGACGATTCAACGCGTCGACGACCACGAGTGCGTCGTCCATGTTTACACGACCAACAAGCGACCCGGGCCGCCCAGTTTGGGGCCCTGGCTGGAAGCTCTTTGGGGGCAAGCCAAGCGCGTACCCTTCGAATATGAGGTGCTGTACGACGAGGCGCGCCAAGATCTCGTCGAGCAGGGTCCGCCGACCAAAGCCCCGGAAGACCAATTACCTTGCTGCAGTTATCGATTCCTGTGGAAAAAATCCCGCAAGCCCTTCTTCAAGAGAGGGCCGGACAAGGCGGTTTTAGCCCGCCGGAGTATTGAGAAGGCGCGCACGATCGTCTCCCACCAGAAGCGCAACCTTGGCGACATGCAATTGCGCTTTCAGCAACAGGTTGATTTGCTGCACGGCATCGTTTCACTTTCCGAAGCGACCAAGGACGTCAAATCGTACCGCGATCTCATTCACCTTACGGCCGACCGCATTTGTTCCGATTTCGGCTTCGACCGCAGCATGATCTACCTGGCGCGGGACGGGCAGTTAGGCATCGTCTCGGTGATCGACCCGCACGATCGTCCCTGGGCGCAAACCGTGTTCGCGGCCTGCCAAGCCAACCCGATTCCCTTGGATGGACACAGCGAGGAAGGCAAGGCTTTTGCGACCGGTAATCCGGTTATCGTGGACAATCCGTGGAACAATATATTCGTGCCGCAATCGCAGCAGGAAGCGTGGAAATCCAAGGGCTACGTGATCGTACCCATTCGCGGGGCAGGGCGGATCATCGGCTTGATGCTGGGCGATCATTATTACAAGCGTCAACCGATCGATCCCGAGGACGTCGAGAAATTGCAGGCCATTTCGCACATCAGCGGTATGGCGATCGAGAAACTGCGGCTGATCGACCGACTCGAGGCGAAGGTGAGCGAACGTACGGCCGAGTTGGAGCGAGCCAACAAGAAACTCATGTCCTTGTATTCCCGCGCCCGGGAATCCGATCGTTTGAAATCCGACTTCCTGGCCAATATGAGTCACGAATTACGCACGCCGCTAAATTCGATTATCGGTTTCTCGAAGCTGATTTTGCGCGGCATCGACGGTCCGCTGAGTGATAAGCAGGAGACGGACATTTCGGCGATCTTGAATTCGGGCACCCATCTGCTCGGTTTGATCAACGATATTCTGGACCTGTCGAAAATCGAGTCCGGCCGCATGGAACTGAACATGGAGAGATTCCTAGTCGCGGACCTGATCGAAAGCGTCATCACGACGGGCGAGGGGCTCATCAAGGAAAAGCCGATCGTCATGAAAACCAACCTCGACCCGGCGATCAAATTCATTTACGGTGATCACATGCGCCTGCGGCAAGTGCTTATCAACTTGGTTAGCAATGCCGTGAAATTTACGGAAAAAGGGCAAGTCAGTGTTACGACACGAGCCGGCGGCGACGAAATCTATGTAGCTGTCACCGATACCGGGGTCGGCATTCCGGCCGACAAAGTCGATCAAGCTTTTGAGCGTTTCCGGCAGCTTGATTCGGGGACCAGCCGGATCCGTGGCGGCAGCGGCCTGGGCTTGACGATCTGCAAACGTTTCGTGGAAATGCATGGTGGCCGGATATGGGTGACCAGCACTGAAGGCGTCGGTTCCACGTTTCACATCGCCTTGCCGAAGAAAAGCGAAATGATGACCCAAAACAACGAGAACAACGGCGACTGA
- a CDS encoding NAD-binding protein, producing the protein MGLEQYRPVRAWRFRVFRFLASFQWPFIGTLFVGTVVAGIVGFSEIGAKLSGPEIIYRTLQLFVLEFEAGQGSLPLCLEIARFAAPFVSALTVVKAITIVLSRQVSLLRARFFAKHMVVIGLGELGTALVRELLKEGLQVVAIEADETKPGLAATREYGAVIVYGDARDPEILKRANIRRANAVVIVAGNNQQNAGIALEIRENYASKLTRELVCFVHIDDPNLSHLLKMREIELGRPDRLRFEFFDVYSVAAQELLDTHPPVPGVSLQTGVGGHVVLLGLGKFGQTLFEHLERYWWNQQKRLERLRPAKWPRLRITVVAVRATAFLERLKKRQVNLESIIDFQPIDVDPHSQINDTLSILDRADSLQDASAVYSCIENIDENLAISLELAHRISNQQGPVVMCMRFGTGLTEIAKGGDADERLSNLYSFGIYEGACHPRLLLDNGVNEFLARAIHENWVEEKLEETSGGVGHPALVNWDFLSEEFKNSNRHQATHIGEKLRIIQCDIAPRIDWKKPLFEFTPSETEKLSRMEHERWENEKRQAGWKPGARDLEKKTTPYLVDYDDLPERMKQYDRNAVLAIPNLMARLGYDVVRQKRLQNEE; encoded by the coding sequence ATGGGTTTGGAACAATATAGACCGGTTCGCGCTTGGCGATTCCGCGTTTTTCGTTTTCTCGCGAGTTTTCAATGGCCGTTTATCGGCACGCTGTTTGTCGGCACCGTCGTGGCGGGAATTGTCGGCTTCAGCGAAATCGGCGCGAAGCTCTCGGGGCCGGAAATCATTTACCGGACTCTGCAGCTTTTTGTATTGGAATTCGAGGCCGGCCAAGGGTCCCTTCCACTCTGTCTGGAGATCGCGCGCTTCGCGGCGCCGTTTGTCTCGGCATTGACGGTTGTCAAAGCGATAACCATCGTGCTTTCGAGGCAGGTTTCGCTGTTGCGCGCCCGGTTTTTTGCCAAGCATATGGTGGTCATCGGTCTGGGCGAGTTGGGAACGGCGCTCGTCCGCGAACTGCTGAAGGAGGGGCTGCAGGTCGTCGCAATCGAAGCGGATGAGACCAAGCCTGGTCTGGCGGCGACTCGGGAGTATGGCGCCGTTATCGTTTACGGTGACGCACGCGACCCCGAAATCCTCAAGCGAGCCAACATTCGCCGCGCCAACGCCGTTGTCATTGTTGCCGGCAACAATCAGCAGAACGCGGGGATTGCCCTCGAAATCCGTGAAAATTACGCGTCCAAGTTGACGCGAGAACTGGTTTGTTTCGTACATATCGACGATCCAAATCTTTCCCACCTGTTGAAGATGAGAGAAATAGAACTCGGGCGTCCCGACCGTTTGCGCTTCGAGTTCTTCGATGTATACAGCGTCGCAGCCCAGGAACTTCTCGACACTCATCCGCCCGTTCCAGGAGTTAGCCTGCAAACAGGGGTGGGTGGTCACGTTGTTCTGCTTGGTTTGGGTAAGTTCGGTCAGACGCTTTTCGAACATCTCGAGCGATACTGGTGGAACCAGCAGAAGAGGCTGGAACGTTTGCGGCCGGCCAAATGGCCGCGTTTGCGAATCACGGTCGTTGCCGTACGAGCGACGGCGTTTTTGGAACGTTTGAAGAAACGACAAGTGAACCTCGAAAGCATCATCGACTTCCAACCGATCGACGTGGATCCACACAGCCAAATAAATGATACGCTTTCAATCCTTGACCGGGCTGACTCGCTTCAAGACGCGTCGGCCGTGTATTCGTGTATCGAGAACATAGACGAGAACCTCGCGATATCGTTGGAGTTGGCCCACCGGATTTCGAATCAGCAAGGTCCGGTCGTAATGTGCATGCGCTTTGGCACCGGGCTCACGGAGATCGCGAAGGGTGGCGACGCGGACGAGCGCCTAAGTAATCTCTATTCCTTCGGCATTTACGAGGGCGCGTGTCATCCGCGCTTGCTTTTGGATAATGGCGTAAATGAGTTTTTAGCGCGAGCCATTCACGAGAACTGGGTCGAGGAAAAGTTGGAAGAGACAAGCGGGGGCGTCGGCCATCCCGCCCTGGTCAATTGGGATTTCTTGTCCGAAGAGTTTAAGAATTCCAACCGTCATCAAGCGACTCATATCGGCGAGAAACTTCGGATTATCCAATGCGATATTGCTCCACGCATCGATTGGAAAAAGCCGTTGTTCGAATTCACGCCTTCGGAAACGGAAAAATTATCCCGCATGGAACACGAACGCTGGGAAAATGAGAAACGGCAGGCCGGATGGAAGCCGGGGGCGCGCGACTTGGAGAAGAAAACCACACCGTATTTGGTTGACTACGATGACTTGCCCGAAAGGATGAAGCAATACGACCGCAATGCCGTATTAGCCATCCCCAATCTTATGGCGCGGTTGGGTTACGATGTCGTCCGACAAAAGAGGCTGCAAAACGAGGAATGA
- the pyrR gene encoding bifunctional pyr operon transcriptional regulator/uracil phosphoribosyltransferase PyrR, with translation MSLVHRRQLMDAKRIDLALKRIAAQIVEHCPDLDKLALIGIRSGGIHPANRIREFLKRSEERDIPVGLVDITLYRDDLADGKAPHFGPTDLEFDIEDAYVVLIDDVLFTGRTLRAAMNVLMEYGRPALIRAAVLIDRREHRELPIQPDYWGQIVDTAREEKINVKVGPKKNRDDGVEVVLLVDPEEGPA, from the coding sequence ATGTCACTGGTTCACCGCCGACAACTGATGGACGCAAAGCGAATTGATCTGGCGCTCAAACGAATCGCCGCTCAAATCGTCGAGCATTGCCCCGATCTGGACAAGCTCGCTTTGATCGGCATTCGCAGCGGCGGCATCCATCCCGCGAATCGTATTCGCGAGTTTCTGAAACGCTCGGAAGAAAGGGATATTCCGGTCGGTTTGGTCGACATCACGCTCTACCGCGACGACCTGGCGGACGGAAAAGCCCCACACTTCGGCCCCACGGACCTCGAGTTCGACATCGAGGACGCCTACGTCGTACTGATCGATGACGTCCTGTTCACCGGCCGTACGTTGCGGGCCGCGATGAACGTCTTGATGGAATACGGGCGGCCGGCGTTGATTAGGGCCGCAGTCTTGATCGACCGCCGCGAGCATCGCGAACTGCCGATTCAGCCCGATTATTGGGGGCAGATCGTCGACACCGCCCGCGAGGAAAAAATCAACGTGAAGGTCGGCCCGAAAAAGAACCGCGACGATGGCGTGGAAGTTGTCTTGCTCGTCGATCCGGAGGAGGGACCGGCATGA
- the pgsW gene encoding poly-gamma-glutamate system protein: MKPNIVAIVKRERRSVLFVLLCSVILVTLECGLKIEQRPHFAEKIAAARLARQAFDVIKTARCNRGYEIDPELDPARSGLVGDYLTQVTSNTGLLESKHTSINPNFAALFFDFLVEAGVTSGDTVGVAFSGSYPALNIAVVIACETLGARPVITSSASASNWGANVPDFMWLDMERVLVEQGIISHRSIAASLGGIEDVGFGMSPEGRRLLREAIERNGVPFLDSADRHDGSRKRVELYESQSAPGSLAAFVNVGGGAAVVGTLLGKRTFKVGVNQHAPNRAERIDSVVSYFATRGVPIIHLVYVDFLAEKFALPVAPTEMPAVGEGSLFWKRGYYTTLAIVYLFVTMFSSILLLRHNNTFIKNNGEKRLIRR; this comes from the coding sequence ATGAAGCCGAACATCGTCGCCATCGTGAAACGGGAGAGGCGTTCAGTTCTGTTCGTGTTGTTATGTTCTGTAATATTGGTGACCTTGGAGTGCGGCCTGAAAATCGAGCAGCGTCCGCACTTTGCCGAGAAAATCGCCGCGGCGCGCCTGGCGCGTCAAGCATTCGATGTTATCAAAACGGCGCGTTGTAATCGCGGCTACGAAATCGATCCGGAATTAGACCCCGCGCGGTCCGGCTTGGTCGGCGACTATTTAACGCAGGTGACCAGCAATACCGGCCTGCTCGAGTCTAAACACACGTCCATTAATCCGAATTTTGCGGCATTGTTTTTCGATTTTCTCGTGGAAGCTGGTGTAACAAGCGGTGACACGGTTGGCGTCGCCTTTTCGGGTTCTTACCCCGCTTTGAACATCGCGGTCGTCATTGCCTGTGAGACACTCGGCGCCCGGCCCGTGATCACATCCTCAGCCTCGGCCTCGAATTGGGGGGCGAATGTCCCGGATTTCATGTGGTTGGATATGGAGCGGGTTTTAGTCGAGCAGGGAATCATCTCGCATCGGTCCATTGCTGCATCGCTTGGCGGTATCGAGGACGTCGGCTTCGGCATGTCGCCGGAAGGACGCCGCTTATTGCGCGAGGCGATCGAACGCAACGGCGTCCCGTTTCTCGACTCAGCCGATCGTCACGACGGGTCGCGTAAACGCGTCGAGCTTTACGAGTCACAGAGCGCCCCCGGATCCCTCGCCGCGTTCGTGAATGTCGGCGGCGGAGCCGCGGTTGTGGGAACATTACTTGGCAAGCGAACCTTCAAGGTCGGAGTAAACCAACATGCTCCGAATCGCGCGGAGCGGATAGACTCGGTTGTGTCGTACTTCGCAACGCGTGGCGTACCGATTATTCACTTGGTTTACGTTGATTTCTTGGCTGAGAAATTCGCCCTGCCCGTGGCCCCCACTGAGATGCCGGCAGTCGGCGAAGGGTCCTTGTTCTGGAAACGCGGATATTACACGACTCTTGCTATTGTGTATTTATTTGTTACAATGTTCTCCTCAATTTTACTTCTTCGACACAACAACACGTTTATAAAAAATAACGGCGAAAAACGGTTAATTCGTCGATAG
- a CDS encoding response regulator: MAKKILYIEDNVENKLLVRRLLQASGYEVFEADDGLEGIEMAAQVKPDLIIMDINLPGMDGYEATTKIKGHDNLRHVPIVALTAYAMKGDREKSLAAGCDGYLQKPIDPDTFVATIEEFLFGKRETIEPDEQLHYLKKYSQQLVSRLEEKIRELIRKNEELLSKARETEDSYIGIISSLTRAIEQKHPETAGHSERVTSYAMAIGETLGLSRVDLKILRRAATLHDVGKIVIELSAIDKPGDLAEEEWTLMRRHPEVGAKILEPLPFLRREIEIIRNHHERPDGGGYPRGLLDRDLDLLTGVLTVADAFDAMTSNRAYKNAMSIEESISTMLAGRGEQFMREVVDTFVQLLRSGELDEVLQRNGRDSH, from the coding sequence ATGGCAAAAAAAATCCTGTACATTGAAGACAACGTCGAAAACAAATTGCTGGTTCGCCGACTGCTGCAGGCAAGCGGGTACGAGGTTTTCGAGGCTGATGACGGTCTGGAAGGCATCGAGATGGCAGCGCAGGTCAAACCCGACCTGATCATCATGGATATCAACCTCCCCGGCATGGACGGCTACGAAGCCACCACGAAAATCAAGGGCCACGACAACCTTCGCCACGTACCGATCGTCGCCCTGACTGCCTACGCCATGAAGGGCGACCGCGAAAAAAGCCTCGCCGCCGGTTGCGACGGTTACCTGCAGAAGCCCATCGACCCCGATACTTTCGTGGCGACCATCGAGGAGTTTTTGTTCGGAAAACGCGAGACGATCGAGCCGGACGAACAGCTTCACTACCTGAAAAAGTACAGCCAGCAACTTGTCTCCCGCTTGGAGGAGAAAATTCGCGAGCTGATTCGGAAAAACGAAGAATTGCTCTCGAAAGCCCGCGAGACTGAGGACAGTTATATTGGCATTATCTCCTCCTTGACCCGCGCGATCGAGCAAAAGCACCCCGAAACCGCAGGCCATTCGGAACGCGTCACCAGCTACGCGATGGCCATTGGCGAGACCTTGGGACTTTCGCGCGTCGATCTGAAAATCCTTCGGCGCGCCGCCACGTTGCACGATGTCGGCAAAATCGTCATCGAACTTTCGGCCATCGACAAGCCGGGAGACTTGGCGGAAGAGGAGTGGACCCTCATGCGCCGTCATCCGGAAGTCGGCGCGAAGATTCTGGAACCACTGCCGTTTTTGCGGCGGGAAATCGAGATCATCCGGAACCACCACGAACGGCCCGATGGCGGCGGCTATCCGCGCGGTTTGCTGGATCGTGACCTGGATCTATTGACCGGCGTTTTGACCGTCGCCGATGCTTTCGACGCCATGACGAGCAATCGCGCCTATAAAAACGCTATGAGTATCGAAGAATCGATCTCAACAATGCTGGCCGGCCGCGGGGAGCAATTTATGCGCGAGGTCGTCGATACTTTCGTGCAATTGCTGCGCAGCGGCGAATTGGATGAGGTATTACAACGCAACGGAAGGGATTCCCACTAG
- a CDS encoding aspartate carbamoyltransferase catalytic subunit produces the protein MKLNRKDILGLKDLTVDEIKLILDTADAFRDIATRKRKKVPTLQGRTVVNLFYEKSTRTRTSFEIAAKRLSADVVNFAASESSVGKGETFLDTVLNIEAMHPEIIVVRHGSAGAPHMLANMVESSVVNAGDGAHEHPSQALLDMLMIRDEKGGFNGLKVAIIGDITHSRVARSNIYGLVRMGAEVRVSGPATMIPVGIEKLGVKVAPTIEDAVKGVDVIMMLRIQLERQSRQLFSSMREYGRFFGLNPKRLELANKDAIVMHPGPMNRGVEIDSETADSSRSRILSQVTNGVAVRMALLYLVSGGGS, from the coding sequence ATGAAGCTCAACCGCAAAGACATTCTGGGCTTGAAGGATCTTACGGTTGACGAAATCAAGTTGATCCTCGACACGGCCGATGCCTTCCGCGACATCGCGACGCGCAAGCGCAAAAAGGTCCCGACGTTGCAGGGGCGAACGGTCGTTAACCTCTTCTATGAAAAGTCGACCCGTACGCGTACGAGCTTCGAAATCGCGGCGAAAAGGCTGTCGGCCGATGTCGTGAACTTCGCCGCGTCGGAAAGCTCGGTGGGAAAGGGCGAAACGTTCCTCGACACCGTCTTGAACATCGAGGCCATGCATCCGGAAATCATCGTCGTGCGCCACGGTAGTGCCGGTGCCCCGCACATGTTGGCGAACATGGTGGAGTCCAGCGTGGTCAACGCGGGCGACGGTGCGCACGAGCACCCCAGCCAGGCGTTGCTGGATATGCTCATGATTCGCGACGAAAAGGGCGGCTTCAACGGCTTGAAGGTGGCGATTATCGGCGACATCACGCACAGCCGCGTGGCCCGTTCGAACATCTACGGTCTGGTGCGCATGGGCGCTGAAGTGCGCGTTTCGGGACCCGCCACGATGATTCCGGTGGGTATCGAGAAGCTCGGCGTGAAAGTGGCGCCCACCATCGAAGACGCCGTCAAGGGCGTTGATGTGATCATGATGCTGCGCATTCAACTCGAGCGCCAAAGTCGGCAATTGTTCTCGAGTATGCGCGAGTACGGGCGTTTCTTCGGACTCAATCCCAAACGATTGGAATTGGCGAACAAAGACGCAATCGTCATGCACCCCGGTCCCATGAATCGTGGCGTGGAAATCGACTCCGAAACCGCTGATTCTTCGCGCAGCCGCATTCTCTCCCAGGTGACCAACGGCGTTGCCGTGCGAATGGCGCTGCTCTACCTGGTATCCGGAGGTGGCAGTTGA
- a CDS encoding carotenoid biosynthesis protein codes for MNQREMTKDLFSWRNVKQEILTNLPAWFFLIQAASVHNIFMANVPQAWFQQVGVERSWFALLILPISIWFYAFYRVRLRDSRLDFDKKLIHRLVIFIAFVIPFVNWALYAVFPGLRFELSARVFHVIFEYSNLAWAAIFVAWIFYYRGFARLVTFFGVAFLYGLALENTGIYLQFFFEPGYDFYLLRLPAPMATMLGWCIVISCCVWVVDFFRQSSPRLKKSAALTALATTVLAISADVQLDPLASFPDMWWRWNELLPSFWYGVPFCNYAAWFGAFFAFSFVYYRIFDREDMTIWQKNARLLLYVPSIAIFAGLTWLGIMIVWETIVPQSTGCYPTVQILWNTMASLWPY; via the coding sequence GTGAATCAACGCGAAATGACCAAGGATTTATTCTCGTGGAGAAACGTCAAGCAGGAGATTCTAACCAATCTTCCGGCGTGGTTCTTCTTGATTCAAGCCGCCAGCGTTCACAACATCTTCATGGCCAATGTTCCGCAAGCCTGGTTCCAGCAAGTTGGCGTGGAGCGCTCTTGGTTTGCCCTGCTGATCCTGCCGATTTCCATTTGGTTTTATGCGTTCTATCGCGTTCGCTTGCGGGATTCGCGCCTCGATTTCGACAAGAAGCTGATCCACCGCCTGGTGATCTTCATCGCCTTTGTCATCCCCTTCGTCAACTGGGCGCTTTACGCTGTGTTCCCCGGTCTGCGCTTTGAGCTGTCGGCGCGAGTCTTCCACGTAATTTTCGAGTATTCGAATTTGGCGTGGGCCGCGATTTTCGTCGCCTGGATATTCTATTACCGGGGCTTCGCGCGCTTGGTAACCTTCTTCGGCGTCGCTTTTCTCTACGGCCTCGCGCTGGAGAACACCGGCATTTACTTGCAGTTCTTTTTCGAGCCCGGCTATGATTTCTATCTGCTGCGTCTACCGGCACCGATGGCCACCATGCTCGGCTGGTGCATCGTCATTTCCTGCTGCGTTTGGGTCGTGGATTTCTTCCGTCAATCTTCGCCGCGGTTGAAAAAATCGGCGGCGCTAACCGCCTTGGCGACGACGGTGCTGGCGATCTCCGCCGATGTCCAGTTGGACCCGCTGGCCAGCTTCCCCGACATGTGGTGGCGGTGGAACGAACTGCTGCCGTCCTTCTGGTACGGCGTGCCCTTCTGCAACTACGCTGCCTGGTTCGGCGCATTTTTCGCTTTTTCCTTCGTGTACTACCGCATCTTCGACCGCGAGGACATGACGATCTGGCAGAAGAACGCGCGGCTCCTCCTGTACGTACCGTCCATCGCGATTTTCGCGGGTTTGACCTGGCTTGGAATCATGATCGTGTGGGAAACCATCGTGCCGCAAAGCACGGGGTGTTACCCGACGGTGCAGATTCTTTGGAATACGATGGCGAGCCTGTGGCCTTACTGA
- a CDS encoding toll/interleukin-1 receptor domain-containing protein: MNGDKPEVEQKYWFVSHTVLDKVAAYAVIRTLERAGAKCWVTPRDFDINRGRFAKQIEEAIISDRCLGVISVYSENAERSEWVPQENEMARQHNKPVIPFSLSPPEKVGLEWRVFFAGANIDYLDDEVTKLNQFLESRGFYDMVSESMHWIEKTIPWEQWNALVTEAERILSESLQRIAKLAGFEPLPPPPPLPWTVRSKRWLGCHGTKAGALCIIAGILLVLLFLAAAVVFGPEISMAGAGVHIEINKHYAVTDCGSILDQETGMEWTPDLGGDKLYMPLIKYTEAVEKLQDKGQLEDEAAYNSQVTDGLLRKRELEVITQSTAKSVVTQLDFCENSDWRLPTVAEAGSLFEKKRRTSCVGLHCGPRSLRFGGYRVDPAFRMGGCCAWTSEFEIVDSTAEPLSFSFGRDGRVTTPNNPGSFTDRRVLAVRVYDVKKYEKWNQRN, from the coding sequence ATGAACGGAGACAAACCGGAAGTCGAACAGAAGTATTGGTTTGTAAGCCACACTGTTCTCGACAAGGTCGCCGCGTATGCTGTGATTCGCACGTTGGAACGCGCAGGGGCAAAGTGCTGGGTCACTCCGCGGGACTTTGACATCAACCGCGGACGATTTGCAAAACAAATTGAAGAGGCGATCATTAGTGATCGTTGCCTGGGCGTCATATCGGTGTATTCCGAGAACGCGGAAAGAAGCGAATGGGTACCTCAGGAAAACGAAATGGCGCGCCAGCACAACAAGCCTGTCATTCCGTTTTCCCTGTCCCCACCCGAAAAAGTCGGGCTGGAATGGCGAGTATTTTTCGCCGGGGCCAACATCGATTACCTTGACGACGAAGTTACGAAACTGAACCAATTTCTTGAATCGCGCGGTTTCTATGACATGGTTTCAGAAAGCATGCATTGGATTGAAAAGACAATTCCGTGGGAACAGTGGAACGCCCTCGTAACTGAAGCGGAACGGATTCTCAGTGAGTCTCTTCAGCGAATCGCCAAATTGGCCGGTTTCGAGCCGCTCCCACCGCCCCCGCCGCTGCCGTGGACGGTTCGCAGTAAACGCTGGCTCGGATGCCATGGAACGAAGGCGGGCGCTTTGTGCATCATTGCGGGGATTTTGCTCGTCCTGTTGTTTTTGGCTGCGGCGGTGGTCTTTGGCCCGGAAATTTCCATGGCGGGTGCCGGCGTTCACATTGAGATAAACAAGCACTACGCCGTCACGGATTGCGGCTCGATATTGGACCAGGAAACCGGCATGGAATGGACGCCTGATCTAGGGGGAGACAAGCTCTACATGCCTCTTATCAAATACACAGAGGCCGTCGAGAAGCTTCAAGACAAAGGACAATTGGAGGATGAGGCCGCATATAACTCTCAAGTTACCGACGGCTTGCTGAGAAAGCGGGAGTTAGAGGTCATCACTCAATCCACCGCCAAATCCGTCGTAACACAACTGGACTTTTGTGAAAATAGCGATTGGCGATTGCCAACGGTAGCGGAAGCTGGTTCGCTCTTCGAAAAGAAACGTCGGACATCTTGCGTTGGCTTACACTGTGGACCACGATCCTTGCGTTTCGGCGGTTACCGCGTCGATCCGGCCTTTCGCATGGGCGGTTGCTGCGCATGGACATCCGAATTCGAGATCGTGGATTCGACGGCAGAACCACTATCTTTTTCGTTCGGGAGAGATGGGCGTGTGACCACACCCAATAATCCGGGAAGCTTCACGGACCGTCGCGTACTCGCGGTTCGTGTTTATGACGTCAAGAAGTACGAGAAGTGGAACCAGCGAAACTAG